The Lytechinus pictus isolate F3 Inbred chromosome 15, Lp3.0, whole genome shotgun sequence genome contains a region encoding:
- the LOC135156838 gene encoding solute carrier family 35 member G1-like, producing MAKPEAEDPTWCEVKKDVDSDRLCASNDELSKSHTHGQTEERIWTRICRICKVVIQRRGIFLALSHAILTGFLGLTIKLLSGKVSPNQIVLYRSFTLVLFTAPKFLSQRVSFSLPLKAWCLVIARGMLGTVTGISFNSAVQRLDISTAKCIRQGSTLITFILACFCLKENCSITITLSCCFSVVGVFLVVQPPKIFGGLLESSNGNSPLGLTAAFSASMCVALVYLLLRLLAPYKINAQQINFTYGCIGFLGCALLETALNDWSIPCCGYERQILLATCIIGYFQVTTLTLALQTESAAVVAVVATTAVFGTFVMDYAFYDVIPNAFKVIGALCITGSSIGATMSSYYAAKRRLSESIESTRRF from the coding sequence ATGGCCAAACCAGAGGCAGAAGATCCTACTTGGTGCGAAGTGAAGAAAGACGTTGATAGCGATCGTCTTTGCGCTAGTAATGACGAATTATCTAAGAGTCACACTCATGGACAGACAGAAGAACGCATTTGGACTAGAATATGCAGAATATGTAAGGTTGTGATCCAACGGCGGGGAATCTTCTTGGCGCTGTCACACGCAATCCTGACGGGGTTTCTTGGTTTGACCATTAAGCTCCTATCAGGCAAGGTATCTCCCAATCAGATTGTACTCTACCGCTCGTTCACACTCGTACTCTTCACGGCACCAAAATTCTTAAGTCAGCGAGTGTCGTTCTCCTTGCCTCTCAAAGCTTGGTGTCTCGTAATTGCCAGGGGAATGCTGGGCACGGTAACGGGCATCAGCTTTAACTCTGCTGTCCAACGTCTTGATATATCAACCGCTAAATGCATCAGACAGGGCTCAACCCTCATCACTTTTATCTTGGCATGCTTCTGTTTAAAGGAGAATTGTTCCATTACAATCACTTTGTCTTGTTGTTTCAGCGTGGTCGGTGTATTCCTCGTTGTTCAACCTCCCAAAATCTTTGGGGGTCTTCTTGAGAGCAGCAATGGTAACTCGCCTCTTGGATTAACTGCTGCATTTTCCGCATCGATGTGCGTTGCTCTTGTATACCTCTTACTCCGCTTACTTGCTCCATATAAGATAAATGCGCAACAAATTAATTTTACATACGGCTGCATCGGCTTCTTGGGATGTGCTTTACTGGAGACCGCCCTCAACGACTGGTCCATCCCATGCTGTGGATATGAACGTCAGATACTCCTAGCTACCTGCATCATTGGCTACTTTCAGGTCACAACCCTCACTCTTGCACTCCAGACGGAAAGTGCTGCAGTTGTCGCCGTCGTTGCGACAACCGCGGTTTTTGGCACCTTTGTCATGGATTACGCCTTCTATGATGTTATCCCAAATGCTTTCAAGGTGATTGGTGCTCTGTGTATAACGGGTAGTTCCATTGGTGCAACCATGTCGTCGTACTATGCAGCCAAGAGAAGACTTTCTGAAAGCATCGAAAGTACAAGAAGATTTTGA